Proteins found in one Loxodonta africana isolate mLoxAfr1 chromosome 21, mLoxAfr1.hap2, whole genome shotgun sequence genomic segment:
- the MPHOSPH6 gene encoding M-phase phosphoprotein 6 has translation MAAEHKTKLSKNLLRMKFMQRGLDLETKQQLEEEEKKIISEEHWYLDLPELKEKESFIIEEQSFSFCEDLLYGRMSFRGFNPEVEKLMLQMNSKNKAKEVEDETVELDVSDEEMAKRYETLVGTIGKKFAKKRDRANYEEAENGNIKPNKAKKMFLKPQD, from the exons ttCATGCAAAGGGGACTAGACTTGGAAACCAAGCAGCAgctagaagaagaagaaaagaaaatcattagCGAAGAGCACTGGTACTTGGATTTGCCAGAGCTTAAAGAGAAAGA GAGTTTCATAATAGAAGAGCAGAGCTTCTCATTCTGTGAAGATCTTCTGTATGGAAGAATGTCATTCAGAGGATTTAATCCTGAGGTTGAG aaattaatgcTTCAGATGAACTCTAAGAACAAAGCCAAAGAAGTTGAAGATGAAACAGTGGAGCTTGATGTGTCAGATGAAGAAATGGCTAAAAG GTATGAAACCTTGGTGGGGACAATTGGAAAGAAGTTTGCCAAAAAAAGAGACCGTGCCAATTATGAAGAAGCTGAAAATGGGAACATAAAACCAAATAAAGCAAAGAAGATGTTCTTAAAGCCCCAAGATTAA